From a single Cytophagales bacterium WSM2-2 genomic region:
- a CDS encoding FAD-dependent oxidoreductase, translating into MKKIIIVGGGLAGLISSTLLARKGIEVTLIEKKEYPFHRVCGEYISNEALPFLKEHDLFPKQFQLPVINTFQLSSVAGKATTLALDLGGFGISRFSFDHFLYNEASKSGVNFIVNKEVSQIHFERNSFQVILDDKTLNADLVLCAFGKRSKLDIDLKRDFVSKRSPYVAVKYHLKTDNPDHLISLHNFEGGYCGISNIEDGKSNLCYLVHREKLRQAGSIEILQQEVMKKNPRLKDIFDSSEFLFEKPETINEISFETKEPVFNHMLMLGDAAGMITPLCGNGMAMAIHSAKLASALAFDFLTDAVSRERLEKSYASQWRRNFAGRLWFGRQVQRLFGNESASAFAVNLAIHWRFFANQIVKNTHGEPF; encoded by the coding sequence ATGAAAAAAATTATCATTGTTGGAGGCGGGTTGGCTGGTCTGATCAGTAGCACTTTGCTGGCTCGAAAAGGAATTGAGGTTACACTTATTGAAAAAAAAGAGTATCCATTCCATCGCGTTTGTGGTGAATATATTTCGAATGAAGCCCTGCCCTTTTTGAAAGAGCATGATCTATTCCCCAAGCAATTTCAACTCCCGGTTATTAATACCTTTCAACTGAGTTCTGTTGCAGGGAAAGCCACTACGCTTGCGCTCGATTTAGGTGGATTTGGTATCAGTCGGTTTTCGTTTGATCATTTTCTTTACAATGAAGCGAGCAAGAGCGGAGTCAACTTTATCGTGAACAAAGAAGTAAGTCAAATCCATTTTGAAAGGAATTCATTTCAAGTGATTCTTGACGACAAAACCCTGAACGCCGATCTTGTCCTTTGCGCCTTTGGCAAAAGGTCCAAGCTGGATATTGATCTCAAGAGAGATTTCGTAAGCAAAAGGTCACCCTATGTTGCCGTGAAATATCACCTCAAAACAGACAATCCTGATCATCTTATTTCTCTCCACAACTTTGAGGGTGGCTATTGCGGGATAAGTAATATTGAGGACGGCAAAAGCAATTTGTGCTACCTGGTTCATCGAGAGAAATTGCGACAAGCCGGAAGCATTGAAATCCTTCAGCAAGAAGTGATGAAAAAGAACCCTCGATTGAAAGATATTTTTGATAGTTCTGAATTTCTTTTCGAAAAGCCTGAAACTATCAACGAGATTTCATTCGAGACTAAAGAACCGGTTTTCAATCATATGCTTATGCTTGGTGATGCCGCCGGCATGATTACCCCTCTTTGCGGTAATGGCATGGCCATGGCTATTCATTCGGCCAAGCTGGCCTCCGCTCTTGCTTTTGATTTTCTTACTGATGCCGTCTCGCGCGAACGACTTGAAAAGTCCTACGCCTCACAATGGAGAAGAAACTTTGCAGGACGCCTCTGGTTCGGACGACAAGTGCAACGCCTCTTCGGAAACGAAAGTGCCTCCGCCTTTGCCGTAAACCTTGCCATTCACTGGCGGTTCTTTGCAAATCAGATCGTTAAGAATACACACGGTGAACCATTTTGA
- a CDS encoding MFS transporter — translation MSSSNSKTLWSVISASSVGTLIEWYDFYIFGSLSTILSQQFFPKGNPTAAFLSTLAFFAAGFVVRPFGALVFGRLGDKIGRKYTFLLTLVLMGGSTFLIGLVPSYETIGIFAPLIVLILRFVQGLALGGEYGGAATYVAEHSPVGKRGFYTSFIQTTATLGLFLSLGVILIVRQSMEADVFNSIGWRIPFLASAILVGISIYIRLRMEESPLFAKLKAEGKTSKNPIRESFGKKENLKLVLLALFGAAAGQGVVWYTGQFYALAFIQKTCNIEFVQSNYIIATALVVSIPLFIFFGWWSDRIGRKYIMMAGMILGVICYRPIYQKMYSLADISKKTELESIRSIERSTAFTSAGDTVVTSTLKRTYQDETVLAEIKKQTTKKDNSTTEEIKKETTLNGSNYWWMVALISIQVIFVTMVYGPIAAFLVELFPTKIRYTSMSLPYHIGNGIFGGLTPLIATSLYEFSKSESNPSGDPIAGLWYPIIVAGVCFVIGMIFLKNKTKTEVAE, via the coding sequence ATGTCCTCGTCCAATTCCAAAACACTTTGGTCGGTAATCTCGGCCTCTTCTGTCGGCACGCTCATCGAATGGTATGACTTCTACATCTTTGGAAGCTTATCAACCATTTTATCACAACAATTTTTTCCAAAGGGAAATCCTACCGCTGCTTTTTTATCGACACTTGCTTTTTTTGCAGCCGGATTTGTAGTACGTCCTTTTGGAGCTTTGGTCTTTGGTAGACTAGGTGATAAAATTGGTCGCAAGTACACTTTCTTGTTGACCCTGGTTTTGATGGGAGGCTCTACTTTTCTCATTGGGCTTGTACCCAGTTACGAAACCATCGGCATATTCGCACCTCTAATCGTTTTAATATTAAGATTTGTACAAGGCCTTGCGCTAGGAGGTGAGTATGGCGGAGCGGCAACGTATGTGGCCGAACATTCGCCAGTTGGTAAACGCGGATTTTATACCAGTTTCATTCAGACTACTGCTACACTCGGGTTGTTTCTTTCCCTAGGTGTGATTCTTATCGTTCGCCAGTCCATGGAGGCTGATGTCTTCAACTCCATAGGATGGCGTATTCCTTTTTTAGCCTCAGCCATACTGGTGGGTATCTCGATTTACATCCGGTTGCGAATGGAAGAGTCTCCACTGTTTGCCAAACTCAAGGCCGAAGGGAAGACTTCTAAAAACCCCATTCGCGAAAGCTTTGGAAAAAAGGAAAACCTGAAACTGGTATTGCTGGCTTTGTTTGGCGCTGCTGCAGGTCAGGGTGTTGTTTGGTATACAGGACAATTTTATGCTTTGGCGTTTATTCAGAAGACCTGCAATATTGAGTTTGTTCAATCAAACTATATCATTGCCACAGCCCTGGTCGTTTCAATTCCTCTATTCATTTTCTTCGGGTGGTGGAGTGATCGCATAGGCCGGAAGTATATTATGATGGCCGGGATGATTCTCGGGGTGATATGCTATCGCCCGATTTATCAGAAGATGTATTCATTGGCGGATATCAGTAAGAAAACAGAACTGGAAAGCATTCGCAGTATTGAGCGATCCACAGCCTTTACATCAGCCGGTGATACTGTTGTTACTTCTACTTTGAAAAGAACTTATCAGGATGAAACTGTTCTGGCAGAGATAAAGAAGCAAACGACTAAAAAGGACAATTCAACAACTGAAGAAATTAAAAAAGAAACGACACTGAATGGTTCGAACTACTGGTGGATGGTGGCGTTGATATCGATACAGGTGATTTTCGTGACAATGGTTTACGGGCCTATTGCTGCATTTCTGGTGGAGCTTTTTCCAACCAAGATCAGGTACACATCTATGTCTTTACCATATCACATCGGTAACGGTATTTTTGGAGGGCTTACCCCGCTGATTGCTACGAGTCTCTATGAATTCAGCAAGTCCGAAAGTAATCCGAGTGGCGACCCGATTGCAGGCCTTTGGTATCCCATTATTGTTGCAGGAGTGTGCTTTGTTATTGGAATGATTTTTCTTAAGAACAAGACGAAGACAGAGGTCGCTGAATAA
- the ligD gene encoding multifunctional non-homologous end joining protein LigD → MAAKKSQWAQIGKRKVELSNLEKVLFPDDGVLKAEIIEYYLNIAPTLLNHAKGRALTLIRFPDGVGGEMFYQKNRPEWAPDWIEFEVLGKEKKDYIIATEPATLVWLANLAALELHQLHSRRPNYEFPDYMVFDLDPPEGYDFTKVVPIAFDLKELVESYGYTAFAKTTGGKGVHLCCPLEPKHDFHTVFEAAQVIANEFIEKYPSTTTLHIKKEARKGRVLVDIYRIRSGQSIVSPYSLRGRAGAPVSMPLSWDDLGKLKDPKEHNIHNVVERVLNNGDAWEGMDAYAVEVHTHRKKVVAKELPVSKKRKTPQQLESYEKKRDFEKTSEPKPHLDISGGNNFVVHRHHATNLHYDLRLEQDGVLKSWAVPRGLPPHPGVKRLAVQTEDHPMKYLTFDGKIPKGQYGGGDMWIYALGKYQITKDKKDGFYFRLSSKEVNGEYRIYRIKQKEFLLERVDEPQVNFLRQDIEPMLSASGDNIPRGDDFIYEVKWDGIRALVSVEDGQIRIYTRNKNDVTKQFPELLNAKAFRANCGLFDAEIVCLDKSGKPEFKKVINRLKTSGDTNIQKLSKTIPSYCYIFDCLYLDGRSLVNESLLKRREWLKDAIKNDSSYRFSEIVEDGESLLEAAREHNLEGIMAKRKDSKYLPGKRTDAWIKIKIRNTREVVIIGYNPGKGNRASAFGGLHIAERDGDQLIYRGKVGSGFDDATLKEIFDDVKKLKEIKKPVPQKTLDDKTSKWVEPKLIAEVTFASLTPDKIFREPVFVRMRPDLT, encoded by the coding sequence GTGGCTGCCAAAAAATCACAATGGGCGCAAATTGGGAAACGTAAGGTTGAACTCTCCAACCTTGAAAAAGTATTGTTCCCGGATGATGGTGTACTCAAAGCCGAGATCATTGAGTACTATTTGAATATCGCGCCAACATTGCTCAATCATGCCAAAGGACGCGCTCTGACGTTGATTCGTTTCCCGGATGGTGTAGGAGGAGAAATGTTCTACCAAAAAAATCGACCGGAGTGGGCTCCGGACTGGATCGAGTTTGAAGTGCTTGGTAAGGAAAAGAAGGACTACATCATTGCCACAGAGCCCGCTACACTGGTTTGGCTGGCTAATCTCGCTGCACTCGAACTTCATCAGCTTCACAGTCGCAGACCTAATTACGAATTTCCTGATTACATGGTCTTCGACCTGGACCCGCCCGAAGGATATGATTTTACCAAAGTTGTTCCCATCGCATTCGACTTGAAAGAACTGGTTGAATCTTACGGCTACACGGCATTTGCGAAGACGACCGGGGGAAAAGGAGTTCACTTGTGTTGCCCACTTGAACCGAAACATGATTTTCATACCGTGTTTGAAGCAGCCCAGGTAATTGCGAACGAATTCATTGAAAAATATCCAAGCACTACGACACTCCATATTAAAAAGGAGGCTCGTAAAGGAAGAGTGCTCGTAGACATTTACAGGATTAGATCGGGACAAAGTATCGTGTCACCCTACAGTTTGCGAGGTCGTGCTGGAGCGCCTGTCTCCATGCCTCTCTCTTGGGATGATTTGGGAAAATTGAAAGACCCGAAGGAACACAATATCCATAATGTGGTAGAACGTGTTCTGAATAACGGAGACGCATGGGAGGGAATGGATGCTTACGCTGTAGAAGTTCATACCCATCGGAAAAAAGTGGTAGCAAAAGAGCTTCCTGTTTCAAAAAAAAGAAAGACACCGCAGCAACTGGAATCCTACGAAAAGAAGAGGGACTTTGAAAAAACATCTGAACCCAAACCACACCTTGACATTAGCGGTGGAAATAATTTTGTGGTCCACCGGCATCATGCTACAAACTTGCATTACGACTTGCGTCTTGAACAAGATGGCGTTTTGAAATCGTGGGCTGTGCCTCGCGGATTGCCACCGCATCCTGGAGTAAAGCGCCTGGCTGTTCAAACGGAAGACCACCCCATGAAATACCTGACGTTCGATGGCAAAATCCCGAAAGGACAATATGGTGGAGGTGATATGTGGATTTATGCACTTGGGAAATACCAGATCACCAAAGACAAGAAAGACGGATTTTATTTTAGATTGAGCAGCAAGGAGGTAAATGGCGAATACAGAATTTACCGGATCAAGCAGAAGGAGTTTTTATTGGAACGAGTGGATGAACCTCAGGTTAATTTTCTGCGTCAGGATATAGAACCAATGCTATCTGCTAGTGGTGATAATATTCCACGCGGTGATGATTTCATTTATGAAGTGAAATGGGATGGGATCAGAGCGCTGGTTTCTGTGGAAGACGGACAAATTCGGATTTATACCAGGAATAAGAATGATGTCACGAAACAATTTCCCGAACTCCTGAACGCAAAAGCTTTCCGCGCCAACTGCGGTTTGTTTGATGCAGAGATTGTTTGTCTTGACAAGTCGGGGAAACCTGAATTCAAAAAAGTGATCAACCGTTTGAAGACCTCAGGCGATACCAATATTCAAAAACTCAGCAAGACTATTCCGTCCTATTGCTACATTTTTGATTGCCTGTACCTGGATGGCAGGAGCCTTGTCAATGAGTCACTATTGAAGCGGAGAGAGTGGCTCAAGGATGCGATCAAAAATGATTCATCCTACCGCTTCAGCGAAATTGTTGAAGATGGTGAATCATTGCTTGAAGCAGCACGTGAGCACAATCTTGAAGGGATAATGGCCAAGCGCAAAGACAGTAAGTACCTTCCCGGCAAACGTACGGATGCATGGATAAAAATAAAGATCCGAAACACTCGTGAAGTAGTGATCATCGGCTACAATCCCGGCAAAGGGAATCGGGCAAGTGCATTTGGTGGTCTCCATATTGCGGAGCGGGATGGTGACCAGTTGATTTATCGTGGCAAAGTAGGCAGCGGGTTTGACGATGCCACGCTTAAGGAGATTTTTGATGATGTTAAGAAGCTCAAGGAAATCAAGAAACCGGTTCCGCAGAAAACATTGGATGACAAAACCAGCAAGTGGGTGGAGCCGAAGCTCATCGCGGAAGTAACTTTTGCATCGCTTACTCCCGACAAAATTTTCCGGGAACCAGTATTTGTAAGAATGAGGCCTGATCTGACTTAG
- a CDS encoding chalcone synthase: MSFITSIGTAVPENKFEQGVIARFMERTIEDEASRRKMRAVFRASAIQHRYSVLSDYGKESGFSFYADTKDLGPFPSTAQRMSAYRQYACPLSLEAIKNCVEPNRISEITHLITVSCTGMYAPGLDIDILNSLSLPTSTERTCINFMGCYAAVNGLKVADAICKSNNDAKVLIVCTELCSLHFQKEFTEDNILANALFADGSAAILVEPNATSRINFSLEGFHGDILNSGEQHMAWGIGDFGFEMRLSSYIPTIVEGGIQRLLAGLIQKTKIRLNQIDYFAVHPGGRKILETIVRELSLEKNKLEDSFATLRSYGNMSSPTMIFVLKEMMKKYSPQNDSQHVLGLAFGPGLTLESVLLKIKVL; the protein is encoded by the coding sequence ATGTCATTCATCACGTCTATAGGTACCGCTGTTCCCGAAAATAAATTCGAACAGGGTGTGATCGCCCGCTTCATGGAACGGACTATTGAAGACGAAGCCTCACGGAGAAAGATGCGTGCTGTATTCAGAGCAAGTGCCATTCAACACAGATATTCGGTGTTGAGTGACTATGGAAAAGAAAGTGGCTTTAGTTTTTATGCCGACACGAAAGACCTAGGCCCCTTTCCCTCAACAGCACAACGCATGAGTGCCTACCGGCAATATGCATGTCCTTTGAGTCTCGAGGCGATCAAAAATTGTGTCGAACCGAATAGAATAAGTGAGATCACTCACCTGATTACTGTAAGCTGCACGGGAATGTATGCACCCGGGCTTGACATCGACATTCTCAACTCGCTTTCATTACCCACATCTACTGAGAGAACCTGTATCAATTTCATGGGATGCTACGCGGCTGTCAACGGGTTGAAAGTAGCAGACGCCATCTGCAAATCGAACAACGATGCAAAAGTTCTCATCGTGTGCACAGAACTATGCAGCTTGCACTTTCAAAAAGAGTTTACTGAAGACAATATTCTCGCCAACGCTTTGTTTGCCGACGGGTCGGCTGCTATTTTAGTAGAACCGAATGCAACGAGCCGCATAAATTTTTCATTGGAGGGATTTCATGGTGATATACTTAACAGCGGTGAACAGCATATGGCCTGGGGCATTGGTGACTTCGGATTTGAAATGAGACTCTCCTCCTATATACCCACGATTGTCGAGGGCGGGATACAAAGGCTTCTAGCCGGATTAATTCAAAAAACGAAGATAAGATTGAATCAAATCGATTATTTTGCCGTGCACCCAGGTGGAAGGAAAATCCTGGAAACAATTGTTCGCGAATTGAGTCTTGAAAAGAACAAACTCGAAGACTCATTTGCAACACTTCGATCCTATGGGAACATGTCTTCGCCAACCATGATTTTTGTTTTGAAAGAAATGATGAAGAAATATTCACCACAAAACGATAGTCAGCATGTCTTAGGTTTGGCATTCGGTCCCGGCCTTACGCTGGAGTCAGTGCTTCTTAAAATAAAGGTCTTGTGA
- the nagD gene encoding acid sugar phosphatase — MAKGLLIDMDGVIYGGDTLIEGADLFINQLLKDGVPFMFMTNNSQRTRIDAVRKLSRMGISVKEEHIYTSAMATGKFLASQIPGGTAYVLGEGGLLSSLHENGISLVNADPDFVVLGEGRNFTLEMVQRAVDMILAGAKFVITNRDPSPKKKGWDNLGIAATSAMIEEATGVKAFVVGKPSPVMMRSARKALGLETAETTVIGDTMDTDIRGGVQMGYKTILVLSGITKKEDLTRFAFKPDKIADSVKGIKLPLEWW, encoded by the coding sequence ATGGCAAAAGGCTTACTTATTGATATGGACGGGGTGATTTACGGAGGTGATACCTTAATTGAGGGCGCTGATCTCTTCATCAATCAACTTCTGAAGGATGGAGTTCCTTTTATGTTCATGACCAACAACAGTCAGCGTACGCGTATCGATGCTGTAAGAAAGCTGAGCCGGATGGGAATTTCAGTCAAAGAAGAACATATTTATACTAGCGCAATGGCTACCGGGAAATTTCTAGCCAGCCAGATTCCGGGTGGTACTGCTTATGTCTTGGGTGAAGGCGGCCTGCTCTCATCGTTACATGAAAATGGAATTTCTTTGGTCAATGCAGATCCTGATTTTGTAGTGCTGGGTGAAGGGAGAAATTTCACACTCGAAATGGTACAACGCGCGGTGGACATGATATTAGCCGGGGCAAAATTCGTGATTACCAATCGCGACCCATCTCCAAAGAAAAAAGGCTGGGACAATCTTGGTATTGCGGCTACCAGTGCAATGATTGAAGAAGCCACAGGTGTGAAGGCATTTGTTGTTGGTAAACCAAGTCCAGTGATGATGCGATCAGCAAGAAAAGCACTTGGACTGGAAACCGCCGAGACAACGGTGATCGGTGATACGATGGATACAGACATTCGCGGGGGGGTACAGATGGGTTACAAAACCATTCTTGTATTAAGTGGCATCACCAAAAAAGAAGACCTGACTCGCTTTGCATTTAAACCGGATAAAATTGCCGATTCCGTGAAAGGTATCAAACTGCCCCTCGAATGGTGGTAG
- a CDS encoding TIGR02757 family protein has protein sequence MKLRTETDWKNLKDFLDDKVEQFNAPHFIEHDPISVPHIYSKKQDIEVAGLIAAVLAWGQRVTIINKTKDFLQRMDNAPHDFLLHHRSKDLKRFKGYKHRTFNETDALYFVEFLSKFYRKHNSLEEAFAIDPAEEHVGNALIHFHNVFFSLEDFPRRTQKHIATPERKSACKRINMYLRWMVRQDDKGVDFGIWKTISTAQLICPCDLHVERVARKLKLIKRKQMDWQTAVELTSNLRKLDPADPVKYDFALFGLGVAEDY, from the coding sequence GTGAAACTCCGCACCGAAACAGACTGGAAAAATCTCAAGGATTTTCTTGATGATAAAGTAGAGCAATTCAACGCTCCACATTTCATCGAACACGACCCAATCTCTGTTCCTCACATTTATTCAAAAAAGCAAGACATAGAAGTTGCCGGTTTGATAGCCGCAGTCCTTGCCTGGGGTCAGCGGGTGACAATAATCAATAAGACAAAAGATTTCCTGCAGCGGATGGATAATGCTCCTCACGATTTTTTGCTGCATCACCGGTCAAAAGACCTGAAACGGTTTAAAGGTTATAAGCATCGCACGTTCAATGAAACTGATGCGCTGTATTTTGTTGAATTCCTTTCTAAGTTTTACAGGAAACACAACTCACTTGAAGAGGCATTTGCTATTGACCCTGCAGAAGAACACGTTGGCAACGCGCTGATTCATTTTCACAATGTTTTCTTCAGCCTTGAAGATTTTCCAAGAAGAACGCAGAAGCACATTGCCACACCCGAACGAAAGTCGGCATGTAAACGAATAAACATGTACCTCCGATGGATGGTTCGACAAGACGACAAAGGCGTTGATTTCGGTATTTGGAAGACCATTTCAACAGCTCAATTGATTTGTCCTTGCGACTTACATGTAGAGCGGGTTGCCAGGAAACTGAAACTCATCAAAAGGAAGCAAATGGACTGGCAGACGGCAGTTGAACTCACCTCCAATCTTAGGAAACTAGATCCGGCTGATCCTGTGAAATACGACTTTGCTCTGTTCGGGCTTGGTGTAGCAGAGGATTATTAA
- a CDS encoding GMC family oxidoreductase: MNLNTEAEKKNTYDAIVVGTGISGGWAAKELTEKGLKTLVLERGRDVKHPVDYPTTNMHPWELPNADRPTQEDIKKQGVQNRTGYTVSQSSKHWFVNDLDHPYTETKRFDWMRGYHVGGRSIMWGRQSYRWSPMDFESNAKDGVGVDWPVRYEEIAPWYDYVETYAGISGQAENYPYLPDGKFLPAMDLNCVELELKNAIKEKFNRLLTIGRVAHATAQIPQTPWRGTCQFRNLCIRGCPFGGYFSSNACTIPAAEKTSNMTLRPNSVVYELIYDNDKGRAKGVKVLDSETGEQTEFYARVIFLCASTFGSTYIMMNSISSRFPNGFGNDSGQLGHNIMDHHLGAGASGQVDGFEDKYYSGNRPNGFYIPRYRNIDNDKRGYLRGFGYQGAAGRQGWSRAVAELSIGAELKDFVSKPGSWRIGMTGFGEFLPNYANKMTINKNKKDKHGLYVIDFDAEFKENELKMRKDMANDAAEMLEAMGAKNVSTYDNGGGPGLGIHEMGTARMGKDPKTSVLNKHNQVHACKNVFVTDGSFMTSSACQNPSLTYMAFTARAADHAVNEMKKGNL, translated from the coding sequence ATGAACCTAAATACGGAAGCAGAAAAGAAAAATACATACGATGCCATTGTTGTAGGAACGGGCATTAGTGGAGGTTGGGCTGCAAAAGAACTGACTGAAAAAGGACTGAAGACTCTTGTACTTGAGCGAGGTCGAGATGTGAAGCACCCGGTAGATTACCCTACAACGAATATGCATCCGTGGGAGTTGCCTAATGCCGACCGGCCAACGCAGGAAGACATAAAAAAACAAGGCGTACAAAACAGAACGGGCTATACCGTTTCGCAAAGTTCGAAGCACTGGTTTGTTAACGACCTGGATCATCCCTACACCGAAACAAAGCGCTTCGACTGGATGCGTGGTTATCATGTTGGTGGTCGGTCCATCATGTGGGGACGCCAGAGCTACCGCTGGAGCCCGATGGATTTTGAATCAAATGCCAAAGATGGAGTCGGTGTCGATTGGCCAGTCCGGTACGAGGAGATAGCGCCCTGGTATGATTACGTGGAAACGTATGCCGGGATAAGCGGTCAGGCAGAAAACTATCCTTACCTGCCTGATGGGAAATTTCTTCCTGCCATGGATTTGAATTGCGTTGAACTTGAACTGAAAAATGCAATCAAAGAAAAATTTAACAGGCTACTTACAATTGGCCGCGTTGCACATGCCACTGCTCAGATACCACAAACACCCTGGCGTGGAACTTGCCAATTCAGGAATCTGTGTATCCGCGGATGTCCGTTTGGCGGCTACTTCAGCAGCAATGCCTGTACAATACCGGCAGCTGAGAAAACAAGCAACATGACTCTGCGACCGAATTCCGTTGTTTACGAATTGATTTACGACAACGACAAAGGAAGGGCTAAGGGAGTGAAAGTGTTGGATTCAGAGACTGGCGAGCAAACGGAGTTTTATGCACGTGTCATTTTCCTCTGCGCTTCAACTTTTGGCTCTACTTACATCATGATGAATTCAATTTCATCCCGTTTCCCGAATGGTTTTGGAAATGACAGTGGACAACTCGGACATAACATCATGGACCACCATCTTGGTGCAGGCGCCAGCGGCCAGGTGGATGGATTCGAGGATAAGTATTATTCAGGGAATCGCCCGAATGGATTCTATATTCCACGCTACCGAAATATTGACAATGACAAACGCGGCTACCTGAGAGGATTCGGCTACCAGGGCGCAGCTGGAAGACAAGGGTGGAGTCGGGCTGTCGCAGAACTTTCCATTGGAGCAGAGTTGAAGGATTTTGTTTCAAAGCCGGGAAGCTGGAGAATTGGTATGACGGGCTTTGGTGAATTCCTCCCGAACTATGCCAATAAAATGACGATCAATAAAAACAAGAAGGACAAGCATGGTTTGTATGTGATTGATTTTGATGCGGAGTTTAAAGAGAATGAATTGAAGATGCGTAAAGACATGGCCAATGATGCGGCAGAAATGCTGGAGGCAATGGGCGCTAAAAACGTTTCTACATATGACAATGGAGGTGGCCCGGGATTGGGCATTCACGAAATGGGTACGGCACGGATGGGGAAAGACCCGAAGACTAGCGTGTTGAACAAACACAACCAGGTGCATGCCTGCAAAAACGTTTTTGTCACAGACGGATCATTCATGACCTCATCTGCTTGCCAAAATCCGTCACTCACTTACATGGCTTTTACGGCTCGCGCTGCTGATCATGCTGTAAATGAGATGAAGAAAGGTAATTTGTAA
- a CDS encoding serine protease has translation MEIRDEIDPRMLRYVKLSLGHAEQIKADYVIIDMDTYGGALTDAKEIVDLIMDFKKPIWVFVNSDAASAGALISIACDSIYMSPGASIGAATVVEGDGKAAPDKYQSYMRSIMRSTAEENHRDPRIAEGMVDERVVIDSVKQAGKVITFTTNEAIAHHYCEAKVNSIEEILKRNKVSNYEVDYFKLGATEKIIAFFLNPFISGLLILIIIGGIYFELQTPGAVFPIAAGLVALVFYLVPYYLNGLAEYWEIIALMVGIILLIAEIFIIPGFGVAGILGITLTIVSLILIMLNNDYFNFEFVPLGDIVKATFAAIGGITGGVLLLFFGGARLTQTKAFKRIALTDTQESSQGYSVRNNEQNLIGKAGIAHTVLRPSGKVLIDGNVYDAFTRGEYVQKGDAIEVIGTEGITLKVKSI, from the coding sequence ATGGAAATCCGGGATGAGATTGATCCGCGGATGCTGCGCTATGTAAAGCTGTCACTCGGCCATGCCGAGCAAATCAAGGCCGACTACGTCATCATAGACATGGATACTTATGGTGGAGCCCTCACTGACGCCAAAGAAATCGTAGACCTGATCATGGATTTTAAAAAACCGATCTGGGTTTTTGTCAATTCCGATGCTGCATCTGCCGGTGCCCTGATCTCGATTGCCTGTGACAGTATTTATATGTCACCCGGAGCAAGTATTGGAGCGGCCACCGTTGTAGAAGGTGATGGAAAAGCAGCCCCGGATAAATATCAGTCATATATGCGGTCGATCATGAGATCAACTGCTGAAGAGAATCATCGTGATCCCCGCATTGCCGAGGGCATGGTAGATGAAAGAGTAGTCATTGACAGCGTTAAGCAAGCCGGGAAAGTCATTACTTTCACAACCAACGAAGCCATTGCACATCATTATTGTGAAGCCAAAGTCAATTCGATTGAAGAAATTCTCAAACGAAATAAAGTCAGTAATTATGAAGTTGATTATTTCAAACTCGGGGCAACTGAAAAGATCATTGCTTTTTTTCTGAACCCGTTTATCAGTGGTTTATTAATCCTGATCATCATTGGCGGAATTTATTTTGAATTACAGACACCAGGTGCAGTGTTTCCCATTGCAGCCGGATTGGTGGCACTCGTTTTCTACCTCGTGCCTTACTATCTCAATGGACTGGCTGAGTATTGGGAGATCATCGCCTTGATGGTTGGAATTATCTTACTTATCGCGGAGATTTTCATTATCCCCGGATTTGGAGTGGCCGGAATTCTGGGGATCACCCTGACTATTGTTTCGTTGATACTCATCATGCTCAACAATGATTACTTTAATTTCGAATTTGTCCCTCTGGGTGATATCGTGAAAGCTACTTTTGCTGCAATCGGTGGAATTACGGGAGGAGTATTGCTTTTGTTTTTTGGCGGAGCAAGGCTTACTCAGACCAAAGCCTTTAAAAGAATTGCACTCACTGATACCCAAGAAAGCTCGCAAGGATACTCCGTACGAAATAATGAGCAAAACCTGATTGGCAAAGCAGGGATTGCACACACTGTTCTTCGCCCAAGCGGCAAAGTGCTGATTGATGGAAATGTCTATGACGCTTTTACCCGCGGTGAGTATGTGCAAAAGGGCGATGCGATAGAAGTAATCGGGACTGAAGGAATAACTCTCAAGGTCAAGAGCATCTAA